In the genome of Fusarium fujikuroi IMI 58289 draft genome, chromosome FFUJ_chr02, one region contains:
- a CDS encoding probable NCP1-NADPH-cytochrome P450 reductase, with protein MAELDTLDIVVLGVIFLGTVAYFTKGKLWGVTKDPYANGFAAGGASKPGRTRNIVEAMEESGKNCVVFYGSQTGTAEDYASRLAKEGKSRFGLNTMIADLEDYDFDNLDTVPSDNIVMFVLATYGEGEPTDNAVDFYEFITGEDASFNEGNDPPLGNLNYVAFGLGNNTYEHYNSMVRNVNKALEKLGAHRIGEAGEGDDGAGTMEEDFLAWKDPMWEALAKKMGLEEREAVYEPIFAINERDDLTPEANEVYLGEPNKLHLEGTAKGPFNSHNPYIAPIAESYELFSAKDRNCLHMEIDISGSNLKYETGDHIAIWPTNPGEEVNKFLDILDLSGKQHSVVTVKALEPTAKVPFPNPTTYDAILRYHLEICAPVSRQFVSTLAAFAPNDDIKAEMNRLGSDKDYFHEKTGPHYYNIARFLASVSKGEKWTKIPFSAFIEGLTKLQPRYYSISSSSLVQPKKISITAVVESQQIPGRDDPFRGVATNYLFALKQKQNGDPNPAPFGQSYELTGPRNKYDGIHVPVHVRHSNFKLPSDPGKPIIMIGPGTGVAPFRGFVQERAKQARDGVEVGKTLLFFGCRKSTEDFMYQKEWQEYKEALGDKFEMITAFSREGSKKVYVQHRLKERSKEVSDLLSQKAYFYVCGDAAHMAREVNTVLAQIIAEGRGVSEAKGEEIVKNMRSANQYQEDVWS; from the exons AGGCAATGGAAGAATCCGGCAAGAACTGTGTTGTCTTCTATGGTTCTCAGACCGGTACTGCTGAAGATTATGCTTCTCGCCTCGCCAAGGAGGGTAAGAGTCGATTCGGACTAAACACCATGATTGCCGATCTTGAGGACTACGATTTCGACAACCTGGATACCGTTCCCAGTGACAACATTGTCATGTTCGTTCTCGCAACTTATGGTGAAGGTGAGCCTACCGATAACGCGGTCGACTTCTATGAATTCATTACCGGCGAGGATGCCAGCTTCAATGAGGGCAATGATCCTCCGCTGGGCAACCTCAACTACGTTGCTTTCGGTCTCGGAAACAACACGTACGAGCACTACAACTCTATGGTCCGCAATGTTAACAAggctctcgagaagcttggcgCTCACCGCATCGGTGAAGCTGgtgagggtgatgatggtgctgGTACCATGGAAGAGgacttcttggcctggaaGGATCCCATGTGGGAAGCCCTCGCTAAGAAAATGGGACTGGAAGAGCGTGAAGCAGTCTACGAGCCTATTTTTGCCATTAACGAACGCGACGACCTGACTCCTGAAGCCAATGAAGTGTATCTCGGTGAGCCCAACAAGCTGCATCTCGAAGGCACCGCCAAGGGACCATTCAACTCTCACAACCCCTACATTGCCCCTATCGCTGAATCTTATGAGTTGTTCTCCGCCAAGGACAGAAACTGCCTCCACATGGAAATTGACATCAGCGGTTCTAACCTCAAGTACGAAACTGGAGACCATATTGCTATCTGGCCTACCAACCCTGGTGAGGAGGTCAACAAATTCCTGGATATTCTCGACCTCTCTGGAAAGCAGCACAGCGTTGTCACtgtcaaggctctcgagCCTACCGCCAAGGTTCCTTTCCCCAACCCTACAACCTACGATGCCATTCTGCGATACCACCTCGAGATCTGCGCTCCTGTTTCACGTCAATTCGTCTCTACTCTCGCCGCATTTGCTCCCaacgatgatatcaaggctgagatgaaCCGCCTTGGCAGCGATAAGGATTATTTCCACGAGAAGACTGGCCCGCATTACTACAACATTGCCCGTTTCCTTGCCAGCGTCAGCAAGGGCGAGAAGTGGACCAAAATCCCGTTCTCTGCCTTCATCGAGGGTCTCACCAAGCTCCAGCCCCGTTACTACTCCAtttcttcctcgtctctgGTTCAGCCCAAGAAAATCTCGATCACTGCCGTCGTTGAATCCCAGCAGATTCCTGGCCGGGATGATCCTTTCCGTGGTGTTGCTACAAACTATCTTTTTGCCCTAAAGCAAAAGCAGAACGGTGACCCCAACCCTGCACCTTTTGGTCAGAGCTACGAGCTTACAGGCCCCCGCAATAAGTATGATGGCATCCACGTTCCTGTCCATGTTCGTCACTCCAACTTCAAGCTCCCCTCGGACCCCGGTAAGCCCATCATCATGATTGGTCCTGGTACTGGTGTCGCTCCCTTCCGCGGTTTCGTGCAGGAGCGTGCTAAGCAAGCccgtgatggtgttgaggttggaAAGACACTCTTGTTCTTTGGTTGCCGAAAGTCAACCGAGGATTTCATGTACCAAAAGGAGTGGCAG GAATACAAGGAGGCTCTTGGCGATAAGTTTGAAATGATCACCGCCTTTTCTCGAGAGGGCTCCAAGAAGGTTTATGTTCAGCACCGACTTAAGGAGCGATCTAAGGAGGTCAGCGATCTGCTCTCCCAGAAGGCTTATTTCTATGTCTGCGGTGATGCAGCCCACATGGCCCGCGAGGTCAATACCGTCTTGGCACAAATCATTGCCGAGGGACGTGGGGTGTCTGAGGCCAAGGGCGAGGAGATCGTGAAGAACATGAGATCAGCGAACCAATACCAG GAGGATGTTTGGTCATAG